CGGCGGACGAGAAGCAGACGATCATCGGCCGCGTCAAGTTCACGACGAAGCTGGAGGAGGTGCGCGACGCGCAGATGGTGATCGAGGCGATCATCGAGGACGCAGCCGTGAAGAAGGACCTCTTCGGCCGCCTCGACGCCCTGATGCCTCCGGGGGCGATTCTCGCGAGCAATACCTCCTCGATCTCGATCACCGAGCTGGGCGCCGCGACCAAGCGGGCCGACCGCGTGATCGGGATGCACTTCATGAACCCGGTCCCCGTCATGCAGCTGATCGAGATCATCCGCGGGCTCGCCACCTCGGACGCCACTCTGTCCGAGACGGTGGCGCTCGCGAAGGAGCTGCAGAAGACCCCCGTGGCGGTCCAGGACTACCCGGGCTTCGTCGCGAACCGGATCCTCCTTCCTATGATCAACGAAGCGGTCTACTGCCTCATGGAGAACCTCGCTTCGCCCGAGGACATCGACACGGTCATGAAGCTCGGGATGAACCACCCGATGGGTCCCCTGGCGCTCGCCGACCTGATCGGCCTGGACATCTGCCTCAACGTGCTCAATGTCCTCTACGACGGGCTGGGCGATCCCAAGTACAGCCCCTGTCCGCTGCTGGTCAAGATGGTGAAGGCGGGGTACCTGGGCAGGAAGACGAAGCGCGGGTTCTACGACTACAACGCCTGACGAGAGAGATGGAATCCCTGCTCTCGGCCTCGCAGATCCGATTGCGGCAGGAAGCGCGCTCGCTCGCCGAGTCGCTTCTTCGCGAAGGGGCAGAGGGGAGGGACCGGTCGGCGGCCTTCCCCTCGGAGGAGATCCGCGCCCTCGCCCGGCGCGGCTACCTGGGGATGACCGGAGATCCTTCCCACGGCGGCCAGGGGTGGGATCGCCTCGCGGCCTCCCTCGTCCTCATCGAGCTTGCTCGCGGCTGCGCCTCGACCGCCCTGGTCGTCGGATTCCACGCCCTGGTTGTTTGCGAGGCCATCTCGCGGTCCGCTTCTTCCGCGCTCAAGTCTCGCCATCTCCCTTCCCTCATCCGGGGGGAATCGCTGGGCGCGCTGGCGATGAGCGATCCATCCGCCCTGGGCGCGCCGCCGGATCCGGCCACTGCGTGGACTGAAGGGGACCGGCTGATCCTGCGGGGATCGCGCGAGTCGGTTCCCGGGGCCACGGCCGCGGACCTGTTCCTTGTCTACGCGCAGGTCGGATCGGAGCAGGACGGGGGCGATGCCGGAGTCCCAAGGACGCGGCGCGAGACGACCGGGGTCGGAGCGTCGTCGGCGGCGGACGCGAGCCCGCGCAGGAGAGCCCTTCTGCTGGTCCCCCGCGGAACGCCCGGTCTCCGGATCGGCCCGGGGTCGCCTCCCTTCGGCGTGCGCGCCGCGGGAGTGGCCGATGTCCGGTTCGATGAATGCGTCGTGCCATCGGATCAAGAGCTCGCCCCGCCGGGCGAGCCGCGCGCCGTCTCGGGGCCGATCCTCGCCGATGCGGATCTGGTCGTCGCTTCCCAGGCGGTCGGGATCGCCGAGGAGGCCTTCGAGAAAGCCGTCGTCCGCACCAAGGAGCGTGATGCTTCCGGCGCGCATGTCGGCTCGCGCCAGTCGATCCAGTGGAAGCTCGCCGACATGCAGGTTCTGCTCGACGCGGCGCGCCTGTTCTGTCTTCGCGCCGCCATCGCGGCGGATCGGGGGGAGGCGGGCTACGCCCGGGAGGCCGCGCAGGCGAAGTGTTTCGCGGGTCGCGCGGCTGCCAGGATCGCCGATGAGGCCGTGCAGGTCTTCGGTTCAGCGGGCGCGATCGCCGACGGCGGAATCGAGCGGCACTGGCGGGACGCGAAGACGACCGAGCTCAATCCAACCTCGCGAGAGGCCGCCCTGCTTTCGATGGCGCGCTCCCTTCTCGGGGGTGGCTCATGATCGACCCCCGCTTCACCGAGGACGAGCGGATGGTCCTGCAGGTGGTCCGCGATTTCGCCGCCTCCGAGCTGGCGCCGATCGCGCACGACCTGGACATCAACGCCGTCGTTCCCCGCGAGGCGATCGCCAAGATGCAGGAGCTCGGCCTCTTCGGCCTCCTGA
The genomic region above belongs to Candidatus Eisenbacteria bacterium and contains:
- a CDS encoding 3-hydroxybutyryl-CoA dehydrogenase, which codes for MDRNRPIAVIGSGTMGNGIAQVLAQSKFPVTLIDVAPEILDRAKASIDKSLERLVKKGALPADEKQTIIGRVKFTTKLEEVRDAQMVIEAIIEDAAVKKDLFGRLDALMPPGAILASNTSSISITELGAATKRADRVIGMHFMNPVPVMQLIEIIRGLATSDATLSETVALAKELQKTPVAVQDYPGFVANRILLPMINEAVYCLMENLASPEDIDTVMKLGMNHPMGPLALADLIGLDICLNVLNVLYDGLGDPKYSPCPLLVKMVKAGYLGRKTKRGFYDYNA